ATGATCGGGAAATACAATAACATCTGTTTTATAGCTTGAACCATTAATTATTATTTTACCAAATTGATATTTTACAATAGTATTCATATTTATTATTTATTATTAATAAATTCTAAAATATTATATGAACTTAAAAACTTATTGAAAAATAATTGAAGCATAACCAACAACCTGATCATTCATACCGGAAACATCGCCTGATGTGGCATATTTTAATAATTTACCCCTATTGATACCTAATCTTTTACAAGTCTCCATCACTACAGAAATAGTTCCAGGACCGCAAATAGAAGCACCATTTTCCTGAATTGTTTTATAAAAAAGGCCAGTATCCATATTAAGAATTTGCTTAATTCCTTCAGCATCTTTGCGCTTTGTACTTTCCTGGTCTTCATAGTGATTGAAGTCAGAACTGGCAATTAAGAGAAATGCACTGTAATTGTCCTTAATTGTTTTGTATATTATATCGGTTAGATATTTCATTAATGAAAGTTGCTGATTAGTGACGCAAATAGGTATGATTTTGTATTCATTGGCAGGATAAATGAATTGCAAAAATGGTAACTGCACTTCAATGGAATGTTCAAAAAGATGTGCTTGAAAATCATCTTGGATCATTTTTTTTTCATCATGAGCAAGCATTTCACTGGCTATAAGCTGATCAATTTCTATCATTCCTAGGGGTGTTTCCCATTGACCCGAAGACATAAGTGATATGTCTCCTCCCAAACCTCTATGATTAGGGCCAAGTATAATAATAATTGGAGGCGTTTTTTCTAAAGAAAGTTGTAAATAATTATAAGCTGCAACTGGACCTGAAAACATAAATCCTGCATGGGGAGAAATAATACCCATTATTTTTCTATCTCTTTTCTCATTTTTCGTGGGTAATGCTTGAGGACCGATTTGATGCAAAAAGCAATCTTTTATTTGTTGATATAAGGATTTCCGATTAGCTGCATAAAAAGAACCAGCGACAACAGCTCTTCTTTTGTGTTCCATAAAAAATCCTCCTAAAAAAGTATATTAAAGGTTCTAATCTAAAAACTGTTCCTACCTTTAAAATGTTTACCACTTCTTTTCTTTTTACTTGAAATCTTTGGAAATATAAAAAAGATGACCATAATTAAAATAATAAGTGCAATAATAAGCTTAAAAAATATTGAATTATATAGATATTTAATATAAGTCAAATAATAATTCATTTTTGCTTCAGGGTAATTCGGTTGATTTTCCAGAACGATTTTATAATGCTTTAAAGCTTCTTGGTAACGATTTTCTTTCGTGTAATGCGTTGCTAATGTATAATGAGTATCGATTAGTTTTAAATTAATATTTTGATCTTGTGGATATTCTTGCAGAATTAGTGAATATTGTTGTATTGCCTGTTCTAACTGACCATTTTCAAAATACGCCACAGCTATTGCTTTCATACTGTCAATATCTTTTGGATCTTCTTCTAGTACCTTCTGGAAAGATTGAATTGCTTCATTCCACTGTTTATTTTCCAGGTACTCTATTCCCAGTTTCTTATTGA
This is a stretch of genomic DNA from Atribacterota bacterium. It encodes these proteins:
- the amrB gene encoding AmmeMemoRadiSam system protein B, translated to MEHKRRAVVAGSFYAANRKSLYQQIKDCFLHQIGPQALPTKNEKRDRKIMGIISPHAGFMFSGPVAAYNYLQLSLEKTPPIIIILGPNHRGLGGDISLMSSGQWETPLGMIEIDQLIASEMLAHDEKKMIQDDFQAHLFEHSIEVQLPFLQFIYPANEYKIIPICVTNQQLSLMKYLTDIIYKTIKDNYSAFLLIASSDFNHYEDQESTKRKDAEGIKQILNMDTGLFYKTIQENGASICGPGTISVVMETCKRLGINRGKLLKYATSGDVSGMNDQVVGYASIIFQ